The genomic interval GACTGTGTACAGACTCGGGGAGGACATCATCGGCACATTCAACTTCTCAGAGGGAGACATTCCCTGcttgcaggtgtgtttgtgcttcttgATATTACACACTGCTGACCTCAGCTGTTTGgcatttgttttttctatttaatgAGTGTGTAAATCATGATTATGTATACCAGTACTCAGTGAGCCttcagagtgaggaggagatcCAGCAGCAGTACCAGCGGCGTCCCGGACAGGCTGTCAGCGTGACAGGACACGGACGACACCTGGAGTCCTGCCTCCACACCGCCTCCAGCCACTTCTCCCTCCCCATCCCCCTCAACGTCACTCCAGGTTTCAGCACAGACATAGGTCAGTCACCAATAGGCTGAAATATGTCCGTTGATATGTCAAATGTCCAGAACTTGCCTAAGAATCATCTCCAGAAAAAGCTCAACCTTTAAGGGTCTGAATGATTCTATTCTGTTTAATGAGTGATTTATGATATTTAAACTCTGTTTAATCAGTGATCCTGAGGTGGCGCCTGCACTTTGAATTCGTCACGGCCCGGGAGCCGATGGAACCGCCCACCGTTCTGCAGAACCAGTCAGAGGTCACAGTTTGGACCGGGGCAGAGCACGTTGACGTGGATACCTTCAGCTGGGATCTGCCAATCAAAGTCCTCCCCACCAACCCGGCCTTGGCATCCTACATGTCCCACTTTACAGGGACCAACAGCATCAATATttgactgttgtttgtgtgagaTTGTGAACATGAGATCGTCAGGAGTTAACGTTTGTCTGAGGGTGCCGACAGATGTTCGTCATCGGCATATAttcctcacattgtggggacgcCATGGTCGTGTTTGTGAGAGAgggacacttttttttttctttccagatgTGAAATgttcacacagagctgcacatttcagcaacaaaggagcatttttttgttgttgttgtttcattgtATATGCAGAGCCAGTAATTGACTCCATATGTAAAGTATGCAACCtatgttttgcctttttcttaTGAATTTACTgttacttttccttttttggatATCAAGGACCTCATGAAGTGCAGCTGTCTCTGCGGTTGCTGTGCATTTCTATATTTAATTCATTTCCTCTATGCGCTCGAACGCTTGTTCTTTCTGATTTTATGAACCAGCTGTTTCTTACTCAGAATATTTTAATGgtttaactgttttatcagcTTGAACAAAAGCTGTGTTGAGATGTAAATACTACAAGatacaaatgaattaaaagtGTGGTTTAAGTTTGATGGATTACGTGTGAGGAAGTCATTCACAAAATTCAAGATCTTCATAAAGAGATTTTTATTTGGAGGGTAAATGCAGGTTACAGCAGAGAACAGGTCAAATTCAACAGGAATAGATATATATTAATGTGCTTATATATTTGCTTATATTTACATTAAGTCATTGTTGGATTAATTAAAGAAATGCATTTGGCTTATataaatgtccccaaaagtgtcCAGATGTGCAGAATCTTTAGCAGGAAATTGCCTAAACAGTCtattaaaatgcttcttttaGTTTACTATAATAACTACTatcaaacagagacagaaaattaaCTTTGATCTCAATTTGTTCACATCATTTGGTGCTCTGTGTCAAAAAAAACTGCtggaaaatactgcagttttacTTAAATATATTATCACAGATAAGTTTCACTCACATTTCCTTCATCgatgacagaaaaatacagatgGCTTGCTAAGTTTTATGTtagtacagtatgtatataaAAACGGTTACGAATATAGTGAATATTggtttcacaggtaaacagactGAGCAGATAGTCGCAGGTCTGAGCGGTTCTCTACCCttcgagctgctgctgcagctgaagcgaTCCGTGGCTGGGGTCCTTGATGTCCTCGCCTGGGGAGCAGGGCAGGCGGGGGTCGGCTGCCTGGACCAGGGACACTTTGCATGTCACTGGCTCCACCCGTACCTCACACCACGCAGGGAAATCCACCGGCCGATGGACCCTGGACAGTGATCAAGGTAAAGGAGAAGAGTGTTTCAAGCATTCTTGCTacttaaaaaaacactttattcttTGTCATGTGGACTGTAAACTCCTAACACTGTTCGAGGCAGTTTCTTCTCAGGTTGATCACTGTCACACAGTCATGCACCTGACAGGAAATCAACAACCATCATGGGAGGTTCAGGACGATGTCCATCTTTCAAACAGTCAACATCCTCTAGAAAAGGGCCTGAGTAAGAGCAAGTAGAGTTTGAGGTATTTGCACCTACTTGGTTACTTcaattttatgctactttatatgTCTACTTTACTACATTTTACTCAAGAACAGCAATATTTGAGGATGGCAGATTTCCCCATGAAGTCACATCAATTTAGACCACTATGAAGTCACTTCTCCTGCTTTGTTCAGTCCATCTGAAGCCAGCTGCTGTGTAAGAACTGGGCATGTGGACACCAAACCGCACAGGATGTTTGTGTACTCACGTCTCGCAGCAACCAACGCCGATGGGGTGCAGACAGGTGCACTGCATGCAAGCGTTGTCCATCCAGGTTTCGCCCAGTGAGTAGTGCCTCCCCTcgaacacacacagtgctggaaCAACACACGGCAGTCAAAGGTGatttgagaaatgtgcttttttaaaaaagcgaCATGATCAGACAGGCTTTTAGAGCTGAGATCTCACCTCTTGAGTTAAAGTGGCACTCCATGGGTGCAGCAGACCCGCCGCTGGTCCACAGAAGGAACCCTGCAGCTGCAAGCACAAAGTTAAGCCCGGCGAGCTCCATCCTTCATCTGCTCCGGTCGGCCTCTGGTCCGTCTTCTCCCTTTGCTCTCTTATTTATACATCCTGAGGCTTTACGACCGCGGCGTGGAGGTGGGGTCAACGCCGTCATGTGGCCCACAGGCCTGGCTGGAGAAGGTGTCTGCGGTGCCATCCGTTGGGGAATGAGGAGGTGGTGTTGTATCTTGGCACTGTTTTGGGCGGTCTGGAGATCACCTCGCTGCGCTTCAGCGGGCATGAACCTCTAAAGTGATAGAAACAATGACACATCCAATGCAGTGACTAAGAGAGGGAAGGGTGGGAGAGAGGTGAGATGGAGGccaggggggagagagaggtgatgtCCAAGGAAAGGAggacgagagagggagagagggagagagagagagagagggatgggatGGAATTATCAAACATGATTCATCACCATTCAAACTCTCATCTGGTTTTGTCGACCAGGTCCAGAAACTGAGGATGTGACTAATGCACATGTAAAACACATGCCCAAACACTGATCTATGATCTACAGATCTATATACAACCTGTCACTATAGTTATTATGTCACACAGgagacaaattaaaggaaaacatcCAATAAATTAGTGGAGAAACACATCATACGCAGATGACTCCATACAGGGCACAAGAAGTCACTGAATGGTCTGAtgagtgtgaaaatgatgtgaatcatgTGCTCAACAGTCACCAGATCACATCCCAGCCGAGCACCTATGGGAGATCCTGCTGGAGATGTTCGTCGCTCCTTTAGACTTCAGAGACTTCTGTATGCTCACAGGCGACAGTCTGTACACAGTACATATTCATATTAACGATGGCACGTCATTTACTCCAGTCTGTGACCTCACACGTCCAGCCGTCCAGAGGAATGATGGACCTGCAGAGTGTCAGGGGACAAGAAACATAGACAGACTTAAACCTGTGATTATATACTGAATTATACATTATATAGTCATCCTAATCAGCCAGTATTGACGACGATTGAGGTGATTAAAAACATACTGTGCTGCAGAAAAAGTGTCATTATTACACAGTTTGAGCAGAATTTGGTGAGAAGATGTTGATTAAAAGCATGTCGGAGCAATGCAGGAGTTATGTGCCCAAATATTTCTTAGCTCTGGGCAgctgccaggcaaccagcagggACTCTGTGATGTTGTTTGTCTCAGCCAGGAAACAGTCCGGCATGCAAAACGGGCAAGACATAACTGTTAATTAACAAGATTAAGAGAGAtgtaggcagattttttttttttttacctttggaccGAGCAAGGCTTGCTGTTCctcctgtttctagtctttgtgctaagctaagctaagctaagctaagctaagctaagctaagcccCAATGGccccagcttcatatttagttagcattttagcattttaatatACTTGCAAGTATTTATCACAACTCTTTCATCACAAGAGATCATtactaaatatatatatgtcttGAGTTATCATCAGCCCCAAAAACCCGCTGTCATCTGACTTTTAGTTTGCTGTTTCCGTGCATTTCTGTGTAATCTTTGTTCTCATAAGTTCATGCccgaaaagaaaaaaaaaaaaaactaaaatgtcaaaatatgatCCGAGCTGACAATACAGTGCCGCCTGGGCCAACAAAACATTAGCTCATCGTCTTCCAGTTGTTTGCTATCTGCAGCTTGAGGTGCGAGATCATAGGAAAAATCCTCTCAAGCCTCTCACAGGAGGCCCCTGGGCCTCATAACATGGTGTTTTACGTGCCTTTTCTCTGGTACCTCCACAGTAGTCACAATGTGTTGATAGTCAGGGGTGCCTTTACATTTATATGACTCACACTCGCCTCTCTCAAGCTGTACATTGTTTCTGTGAGGACTTGTTGGAGCTCAAATACTGTTTGCATTAATATGAGCAGTAGGTAACGATACACCTGATGGCAGAGACGGTTTGAGCATTTCAGAGGTCAGTTTCGTCCTCCAGATGCTGTCTCAGAGGAGGGAAGATGTTCTATTGGCATATGTTCTTCCATAAGTTCAGCTCGGGTGGTGCTGACCTCTTCTCGCACAATACACCGATGATGAGTTCACACCACGCTGTCGTCAGCGTTGATGAACAGGGAGGAGCTCATCAAAACAAACGATGAGGATTTTCCTGCCACACGCCCGTTGTCCTTCACGGATATGCACTTAATTGGTGACAAGTGCGTTTTAATTTAAAGGGCCTGTCATCATGTTTGGTGTCCTTAATCAGAGGACTGTTTTGCTGGGACTTCTTAATAATACAAATCTTCCATATGGATAAACTGTCAGGACACACTGAGCAGTATAGTTCACTATTTTCTCATATGATGCCACTATTTTCCAAAATGGTGTTCTGTCCTAATGACACTTAATACATAGCTtattcaataaataaaacaataataataatatttttgaaAAGTAAATTATGAAGTTAATTCACCAGACTGGAACCCTATCAGATGGTACATCCATTTTAACTTGATAAACTGGGGAAATGAAACATCAGTTGATTATGGTGAATGTTGttcttgttcatttttgtgtcaTACGTACAGTTCAAGCCCACACGGCCTCATGATACAACATATAGCTGCAACAGTGAATGAAAACTTTTAACCAAAGTGCATAAATTACTACTTAAACTTAACATCATGATCAGAAACTCAACACCCACTAAGTCACTTTTTCCAGACCTCATCTGAAGACCATGAGATGGATGTCAGTACCTGTTTTCATCCATCGTactttcacagaaacagatacAAATAACAATtcaatctgctgatgaagactgtgtgaTACTGTTGAAAGCTCCAGATTAAGTGGATCTTGATTTGTCAGCTGAACAAAAAAAGCCTGTCTCCTCTCTTGAGATCTACAAATAGCATTTGTTACAGCTTTTTTAAAACCTTGATTAAATTTAAACTCTCTTACCACACagatattttcatatttgtaCAAAACATAGGattaaagcacattattttcgTATATAATAACATTTCTGATTGTTAAAGGAACGCTTTGTCAACCTGACACTCTTCGgtggactgtccctttaataGGCTTGCTTTAAACCCCGCCTCTTTTCTACTTCCTCTTTTATTCCCTCAGACTCGACAAATCGATAAACTATCCAATGATttcactctctgtttcctcAATCCACCCGCATCGAGAATCGATTACTTTAACCTGGCTGCCGATTTCGGTTGATGCTGTGTTGTGTAGCtatcaaaaacatcaaatcatgCCCGGTGAGACAGCCGTTAAAATAATGTCTTTACCGTGAACACAGGCGCTCAGAGTGGTCTTTTTAAACTTGTGTACAGAGTGAAAACGCAGCTGACCGAGTGAGCAGGAGTTTGAAGAGGCTTCTGAGGACTGTTGTCGTGCTGAGCCGAGGCCTTGTCGCAAACCCAACCGCTCGCAAAGTCTCATATAACCGTCCGGGATTTCATGTTGAAGTCGTCAGGTTTTTGGCTAGAATTTAGTGTTTTCCCGTCGGAAGATGGAAACTGATAAATTCAACTATGTCTACAGCTGTGACTTAGACATCAACGTCCAACTGAAGATGTAAGTTGTGAACTTAATGAGTCGCTTTTGGTCAAGTGGTCTAACTAATCGATCTTGTGACTTGACAGGATGCTTGCTGTGTTTTCGATGTATGTGTGGCTGTTCGTGTGTGGACTAAAAGTCTCTCATTTccacttgtttttgtctgactttAAGCTTCAAACTATGTCATAACCGAAAGTTTATCACATTTTAATCGAACAGTCAACGCTGAATGTCACTTGTCGTTACAAATCCCACAttgatgtgtttaaatgtgtttaatctGACTTCGCACGGAAACAACTGTCAATTAATCCTTTagttcaaagacagaaaattatAACCAACAATGTTTGACTGTTGGTTGATCATCCTCGTCAACTAATCATTGATCAAGCCATAATATTGAGTTTTGCTGATTCTTTGTGATTTCTAATgtgctgacaaaacaaaacaaatctagGTTTCATTACTTAAAGATATTTACACAAACGGATTAATCGATTACTGGAGAATAATCTAAAAAAGTTGGGTAAAACATGAATGATTCAGTGggatcatttgctaattaattttgacataaactcaattgaaaacaacacaaagacagcatatTCAGtgttcatcagcttcattgatttttgtaaatatctgtttaactttcaaacaagttgggtcaGGAGCTGCTAAAGAcagggaaagatgtggaatgctccaaaaacacctgtttggatcattccacaggtaaacaggtgagagtattgcgattgggtgtgaaagtgaggttcaccactttgtgaacacatgattgcgTAAAGTTTGCTGTATGATGTTCACTTTCCTCTGCGTGACTCAGGCGTATCTTCTTGTTCAGGACACTTGATCTGAAAGCACAGTCGTCTCCTCGCTGAAACCATGTGCGCAGCTCATGAGTCTAATTATTGCACTTTAATGGTCTAATTAACCAAGCAGCTGGGAAGTGTTTCCAGCTTTTCTCCAGTGTCTCATCTGACTCACAGCAAATGTCAGCTTTAATGAAACACATATTAATCATCTTTAATCATGGCGTCATTCTCGTTATAGTGTTCAAACTACATTAAAGTGCTTTTTGTCACattaagaacaaaagaaaaataacgtGTAGATTAAAGAATCTATGGAAGTCTGTTGATGCTTATTTGCTGAtatatgttcatgtttttatttgtccttaTATTTCTTTAGTGTGTTACATATTAGAGGATGACACTGTTAAGCCAACAGCACAAGCCACAAAGAGAAAGTACACAAATGTTGGATTGTTTGTGAGAGGACAAGTCGGTGCACTCTTAATAACATCAGCAAACAGCGTACttgtttttcccccttttcacctcctctctctcctcttccagaGGCAGTTTAGAGGGAAAGCGAGAGCAGAAGAGCTACAAAGCGCTGCTCGAAGACCCGATGCTGCGGTTCTCAGGCCTCTACCAGGAGAACTGCTCGGACCTCTACGTCACCTGCCAGGTGTTTGCTGAAGGAAAACCTCTCGCCCTTCCCGTTCGCACCTCGTACAAAGCGTTCAGCACACGCTGGAAGTGAGTAtgaatctgtctttttctgtgtgttttctctcatggCCGCCACTGAATATAAAAGCACATCTGCATTTGTAATTCATTCTCTTTTTATGTCCTTTATTCTCAACTTAGAAGCATAAATGCAGCAAAGATTTTCTCTTTCACTGGAGCTTTTCAGTGTCTGTCAGTCcctttgtcttcatttgtgaCATCAAATGAAGCAGATATCCCCCAAATCACACTAAAACTTCTCTGTAATGTTTATTAGAATATTTTcaacacaaaaaatgaatatCCCTCTCAGTTTTCCGACATGCTTCCTCCTTCAGAGCTGAAAAGATGCAAAGCCCCCTCCAATAATAGCAAATTGTTCTTCTTTTTGCGAGAGCGGTGGATAATTTATTGTCGTCCGTTAGAGGAAATTTGTTTCCACAGCCTGTACACTCATAAGAACAGTTAAGAAACCTCAATGAATCAAACTAACATAAAAACATAGCGACAAGGAACACAACACACTCTCAAGAACATGAGTCCATTTGAGTGTTCGTTCTACAGTTTGTTGAGGGCACAAAGCTCTTACTGTAGCACGCTTTCATACAGATGAGAGATCTGTATCTGCGGCCGGATGAGGGCTAAAGTGAAGCATGAGTTCAGGGGGTGGCTGGAGTCATGTGCTGGGGCGTGTGCTCTGCATGTAATAGCAGTGTGAGTGAGGGCtgggagggtgggaggagagggaCCAGTGATTTCAGAGGGTGATTTTGAGGCATTTGTTCCTGCTGGTGACATTTCAGTTCCTCAGACATTTATCTCCTCCTTACACTCTGTACTCTTTGtgatctctgctgctgtcctgtgCAGCTGGAACGAGTGGCTGCGGCTGCCAGTCAAGTACCCAGACCTTCCCCAAAGTGCCCAGGTGGCCCTCACAGTGTGGGACATCTATGGGCCCGGCAGAGCCGTCCCCGTCGGGGGAACCACCGTCACCCTGTTTGGCAAATACGGGTGAGtgtgacttttcttttttacttgtGGTTCGTTACAGCTGCTATAGGTAGTCACATCAAACACACCATGAAGGCtacaagaacacacaaaaccaacaaagaGACCCGAGGTGTGACTTTGAAACGCCTCCTTCTGTCGTCCTCTAGTATGTTTCGGCAAGGGATGCACGACCTGAAGGTTTGGCCGGGTGTGGAGGGGGACGGAGGGGAGCCCACTACCACACCAGGACGcaccagcagcagtctgacagaAGACCAGATGGGCAGGCTCGCAAAGGTACAGTGCTGGGTGTGTGAGGGCAGGCTGAGGACTGGACGGGGGGGTGTATTAGCGTAGGCGAGGCAAGGTAGGAGTGAGGAGAAGCTGAGaagaaaggatggaggaaagAGATGAGATGGAGGATGAACAAGAAACATTGTGCGTGCGTTGGAAACCGAGTGAAACCCTCCGATCCGTTTCTAAACCATCATCTGTTCCAGGGCCCTGACCTGGAGGTACTCAGTGATGTGAGTACAAGTGGAGGGGTTAGTGTTGGCAATGTAGAaagtgggcgtgtgtgtgtttttgtactgtatgtgtgtgaagaagGCCTCGGTCCAAATGTATCTGCAAAGAATAATTTCAGTGTCGTCTTCTCTCCTCAGAGCAGTTCGGACTGTGTCAGGGAATCTCACTTTAAACGAACCTCCTTCATTAAATCCCTGAACGTTTTGAATTGCTCTCTGTGGGAAACTTGTACAAACCCATTCAGCGCGTTTCCAGATACATTTTGACCCGGGTTCCGGTGTGAACACCTGTCTGTCAAGGTCTCCGGCTGTGTTCTTGAAAGCATCACACACATTGGTTTTTaagttttctgctgttttagtgtattttgtgtgcatgtttttcttgtttatgtGGACATAAGAAAATGATGTTTGCCAACTTGTTGCAGCTTTTTGGAGGGgagttcatttcatttcagcatcatctgattgaattgtttttaataatttaattccTAAAACTCATCATTCCTatatcttgtttttattttttaatcccGAGTGCAGCTGACTTCATCGTACCCCAACTGTTTTTTCTCGGCTGCTACCAGTTCATGTGTTGTTTTAGAGAGTACTAATTCTAACCAGCCGAGCTGTGGGCTTCCTGTTCATGGCCAAATGTGTGCTTACATTCCTGACACCCACACTGACTGATGAGTGGATTGGCTGCTGAGCGTGTGACCGGAGATGCTGGATTGGCTGCTTGCACTGGATTTGTGCATGATTGGTCGAGCTGTTTGCACATCAGCCACCACACTGTGAACAGTTCTGCTGCATCAGAACCTCaacctctgtgttttttgtgtgtgtgttttggtaaaccttgctctttttttttttgtttccctcccctctctcttcctcccatcTTCCTCccgttctctctccctccagctgACAAAGGCCCATCGACAGGGCCACATGGTGAAGGTCGACTGGCTGGACCGTCTGACCTTCAGAGAGATTGAGATGATCAACGAGGTCAGTTTGTTTAGCTCTTTTGTTCCTGAGTGGAAAAGACCCCTTTCTTCCACTCTGACATATCTCAACAAATGTGAAATGGATTTCCATGAAgcttggtacagacattcatgatgtCCAGAGGATACCAGCATTCATCCTCCCTTCAAGATAAACTCTAACTTTGATAaacccttaacttttcatctggcaccatcatcagttcaaaattttaatttttctacTGCTTCAGTTTATGACTTGCAAAACTCAGCCTtggctgtactttgtgtttagtgctaacctaagatggtgatgatggaaAACTATACACCTGCCACACATCAGATGTTGGCTTTGTCtatgtgagcatgttagcatgctgccaTCGGCATTTAGAGAGAGACACAGTTTAGCGGCTAGCTAAGAGTGCGAATACTTCATCATGtcatcagaaacacaacatcaaatgaatgataattttgctccataactgctggatgtgtagtagccgtttgctaacaagttcaccattttaacttaaaaagtgacttctgctgcccccaagtggccaaaaaaagagTAGTTGCACATCATCTGCacattctcattattgtgttttacTATTTGTTGTCTACTGAGTTGAGTTTAAAAGTTTTCTTAATGTATGTTCCTGCAGAGCGAGAAACGCAGCTCAAACTTCATGTACCTTATGGTTGAGTTTCCCCGTGTTAAAACAAATGACAAGGAGTACAGCATTGTCTACTATGAAAAGGTACTTTCATATTTACAGTCCCATAATTGGGTGCATTCAACATGTAATATTCGTATAAAGCAGACAGCTGTCTGTACTGTAACAGTGTAAGGGTGCCAGCTGATTGGTGTATTTCCCTCTGTCCCCGCCCAGGATGGAGATGACGCATCACCCGTCCTTACCAGCTGTGACATTGTTAAAGTTCCTGATCCACAGATGGGGATGGTGAGATGACAGGCACATACACGTAAACAcacttgtgttgtgtttgcagtatTATCCATGTCATGGTCTGTTTACAGGAGAACCTGGTTGAGAGCAAACATCACAAACTGGCCCGTAGCCTCCGCAGTGGACCCTCCGATCACGACCTGAAGCCCAACGCTGCCACACGTGACCAGCTGAATGTACGTAACTACAAGAGTTTTTATTTAAGGTCCACATATTGTGTGGAGTCACACAGTGTTCAACAGTAATACAGATGTAAAATAGACTTTAGGACCAGTGTGTAAGGTTACATTTGTGCGCTGATTGGGGATTTCACAGCTGCTTTGAATGTAACTCAGCTCAGTACCAGACCGAAGTGTTTTAACATACACAGATAGAAATACTCCAGGATCATATGTTTGGGTCTTCCTCTCAAGTGAAGCTCTTTGATTTTCAGAATCAGAGAAGAATTTCAAGACATTTTAACTCACAGATAAACCTGTGTgttagagcacacacacacagtttgcctCAGCTTTTTGTAGCTTAATATCAAAGCCCATTTTCGTCATAGCCCCCCTCCTTTATTACGCATCAGCTGTTGTAAGTGTAGATCAGTGAAATTGACTTGATATCTGTATGTCACTGTATGTACCAACAGATCATTGTGAGCTACCCTCCAACCAAgcagctgagctctgaggaGCAGGACCTGGTGTGGAAGTTCAGATACTACCTCACCACACAGGAGAAGGTGGGCGTGTTTATGTTCTGCTCTACTCAAGGCTTCTCAGGTTTCTATCGCAATCCTCCAAAGATTCACGGTTTATACTGTGTTcacttcttcctcctcgtcctcctcctctcaccgcAGGCCCTGACAAAGTTCCTCAAGTGTGTGAACTGGGATCTGCCCCAGGAAGCCAAGCAggctctggagctgctggggAAGTGGAGGCCGATGGACGTGGAGGACTCCCTGGAGCTGCTGTCCTCCCAGTTCACCAACCCCACGGTCAGACGCTACGCTGTGGCCCGCCTGCAGCAGGCAGATGATGAGGTAGGCGTaggaggatggaggggggggTCAGGAGGAGTGCGTGCTTGTGTGGGTGGAGGATGATGACTGTATTTATTAAACTTGTAGAAAAGTTGTTAGTCTCTTATTCCAACATTCATTAAACTCCATCAACAAAAATAGAATTGTAATACAAAATTTTAAGAGATCATTAACGAATTAATGACACTTAGGCAGAAAAGCTCCTGAAGTTATTTATTGATAAATCTGAGCTTTGAATCCAAAATATGAAGCACTTTGCAATGAACCCTTTGTTGCACCATCAGCACAATCAttcccatctcctcctctctctccaggacCTGCTGATGTATCTCCTCCAGCTGGTCCAGGCGCTCAAGTACGAGAACTTCAGTGATATTCAGGGCGGCCTGGAGCCAGGCAGCAAGAGAGACAGCCAGGGGCTTTCAGATGACTCCACACTGGACAGGTCAGTGCTTGGATGAGAAGTCAGAGCAGCTACTCTGGCTGTGGATCGTGAATAACTCAACACTGCCAGCAGCTTTGACAGGAGCGAGGCACATGTGGAGGCTCTCTTGTGGTCAGTTGATGAGTTGTCACTAGATGTAAATTTAGCTCAGAAATTGGGAGAGTCCTTGCTGCTTTGCggaatttgattatttttctttcagaagCTGTAGGGAACTCTTCGGGTGTCATGATTTTACTGGCGTAACTCTGCACGGGTGCAGCCAGAATCCCGAGCTGTCAGCTGGAGGTCGAGCACTGACTAAACCTTAGCGAACGCGCCAGCTCATCAGTT from Chaetodon auriga isolate fChaAug3 chromosome 24, fChaAug3.hap1, whole genome shotgun sequence carries:
- the msmp1 gene encoding prostate-associated microseminoprotein, translated to MELAGLNFVLAAAGFLLWTSGGSAAPMECHFNSRALCVFEGRHYSLGETWMDNACMQCTCLHPIGVGCCETVHRPVDFPAWCEVRVEPVTCKVSLVQAADPRLPCSPGEDIKDPSHGSLQLQQQLEG